The sequence TTCAGGTAATAAGGTTTCAAGTCCTATCTTTCTGGATCCTTTGATTAGAATTTCGGCATTTTGTAATGGGTGCTTTTGCAGCCATTCTTTGAGAACAACGGTATCCTGAAAAAACTGATAATCAAATTCACCGGTGAATCCCGTAAAGATATGGCCACAAAGTATTACCTTATTGAATTTCCCTTTAACCGAATCAAGAACCTTTCGATGTTCAGATTCCGACTCCTGGCCCAACTCAAGCATATCTCCCAATACAATTACTTTTTGCTTTGCTTTTCGCATGGAAAAGAAGTTTAATGCCTGTGCCATACTGCTGGGATTGGCATTGTAGGCATCCAGGAAAATAAGGTTATTATCAGTCTGAACAATTTGCGAACGGTTGTTTTCCGGGATATATCCTGCGATGGCATCTGCCGTATCCTTTGCATTAACATTAAAATACTGTCCTGTGCAAATGGCTGCCAATATATTCTGGAAATTGTAAATACCATATAAGCTTGTAGTGAAATGCAGTTCGCCTTCAGGAGAATCCCATTTTATTTGCAGGAAAGGATCTTCTGCCGCGATGACAGCATGAATATCAGCTTTACTTGATGTTCCGTAGGTCACACGCTGCTTGTCTTTACTCAGATCCATAAGCAGTTCATCGTCATTGTTTACAAAAAGAGTGCCGTGGGTTTCCGAGATGTAACGGAACAATTCCGATTTAGCCTTAATAACTCCTTCCTGGCTGCCAAATCCTTCGAGGTGGGCTTTACCAATATTTGTTATCAGTCCGTGAGTTGGCCTGGCAATTCTGCAAAGGAAATCAATCTCGCCGATGTGGTTGGCACCCATTTCCAGTACAGCTATTTCGGCATCCTGAGGAATGGATAATATGCTCAGGGGTACCCCGATATGATTATTCAGATTGCCTTTTGTTGAAGATACTTTATATTTTTTTTGCAGGACGCGTGTAATGAGTTCCTTTGTGGTGGTTTTGCCATTGGTGCCGGTAAGTGCAACAATCGGGACAGAAAGCCTCGAACGATAGTGAGAAGCCAGATCCTGAAGGGATTTCAGAACATCTTCAACCAGGATATACCTGTTGCTAACAGCATAGGCAGCATCGTCGATGACAGCAATAGCGGCTCCTTTTTCAATAGCATTTGGCGCAAAGCGGTTGCCATCATAGTTATCGCCACGAATGGCAAAAAAGATTTCCCCTCCTTTAATGGTTCGTGAATCGGTTGATATACTTCCTGAATTCAGGAAGGCATTTATTAGCGCTTCGGTCATCCTGTTAATTATACATACAAAACCCCATC comes from Bacteroidota bacterium and encodes:
- a CDS encoding UDP-N-acetylmuramoyl-tripeptide--D-alanyl-D-alanine ligase encodes the protein MTEALINAFLNSGSISTDSRTIKGGEIFFAIRGDNYDGNRFAPNAIEKGAAIAVIDDAAYAVSNRYILVEDVLKSLQDLASHYRSRLSVPIVALTGTNGKTTTKELITRVLQKKYKVSSTKGNLNNHIGVPLSILSIPQDAEIAVLEMGANHIGEIDFLCRIARPTHGLITNIGKAHLEGFGSQEGVIKAKSELFRYISETHGTLFVNNDDELLMDLSKDKQRVTYGTSSKADIHAVIAAEDPFLQIKWDSPEGELHFTTSLYGIYNFQNILAAICTGQYFNVNAKDTADAIAGYIPENNRSQIVQTDNNLIFLDAYNANPSSMAQALNFFSMRKAKQKVIVLGDMLELGQESESEHRKVLDSVKGKFNKVILCGHIFTGFTGEFDYQFFQDTVVLKEWLQKHPLQNAEILIKGSRKIGLETLLPEL